From the genome of Alphaproteobacteria bacterium, one region includes:
- the addB gene encoding double-strand break repair protein AddB, producing the protein MTGPAREATTAGSGALPAPGLYSIAAHRPFLAELTSRILSASVADDDPLALARTTILLPTRRACRAMQDAFLRLTDGAPLVLPRLIPIGDIDEDEMLLTGEPAALLEVDAEVPPAVPELRRRILLARLLQARPLGQSQELSVDHAIELAGELGRLLDQVQTERLDFDALENLVPDAYAAHWQETLGFLKILTETWPAVLAGEGAIDPAERRNRLLHARGAAWRRNPPRDPIIAAGSTGSIPATADLLATVAGLPSGYVVLPGLDRMLDADSWASLDSGHPQFGLRQLLQRLEADRMDVAEWPATAPARGSGPARERLVGEALRPAATTRAWREERGSIAPEALQGVVQIEAQEPHEEAGIIALVLREALETEGRTAALITPDRGLARRVASILGRWSVDIDDSAGTPLAETPPGIFLRLAVRALHEDLAPVPLLSLLKHPLAAFGRSPAEFRAMARELERLVLRGPRPASGFDGLRSAAQTRQSHALDRAAEGLAARDNADPQDYDGVLALIDRIAHIGAPVAALQRAPAVMLPDYVRAHIAFCEALAASDEMTGAARLWSGDAGEALATFVSELLEAGDGLGPIPPGRYPALFDSLLAGRMVRPRFGAHPRLAILGPLEARLQHFDVTVLGSLNEGSWPPDPSVDPWMGRTMRADFGLPSPERRIGLSAHDFAQAFCAGDVVLTRSARVDGAPSMPSRWLTRLDVATRALDLRTDPDAETRAQAYRDWWHALDGPGERQDADAVSLAVRPRPSPPVAARPRRLSVTQIETWMRDPYGIYAREILKLRALPPLDQNADAAIYGSLIHDILDVFLADLPPGPLPADAGDRLHAHGEAALAPYRSVPAVWTFWWPRFLRIADWVLTVEAGRRARLEATHMEVSGAIEFDAPGGRFRLTARADRIDELVGGGIAVIDFKTGAPPTKREVQAGFAPQLPLEAAMVSQGGFPGIPAKPVEELAFWRLSGGREPGQVRDAADDPAQTAAEALDGVKALVTRFDDPETVYEARPRPDRAPAYSDYEHLARVKEWASGEADE; encoded by the coding sequence ATGACCGGGCCCGCGCGCGAGGCGACCACGGCCGGGTCTGGCGCGTTGCCGGCGCCGGGGCTCTATTCGATCGCAGCGCACCGGCCGTTTCTCGCGGAGCTGACATCCAGAATCCTGTCCGCGTCGGTTGCCGATGACGATCCTCTGGCGCTGGCACGAACGACGATCCTGTTGCCGACCCGGCGGGCCTGCCGTGCGATGCAGGATGCTTTTTTGCGCCTGACCGATGGCGCCCCTCTGGTGTTGCCGCGATTGATTCCGATCGGCGATATCGACGAAGACGAGATGCTGCTGACCGGGGAGCCGGCGGCCCTGCTTGAGGTCGATGCCGAGGTGCCGCCCGCGGTGCCGGAACTGCGAAGGCGGATATTGTTGGCGCGGCTGCTGCAGGCGCGGCCGCTCGGCCAATCCCAGGAACTGTCGGTCGATCACGCGATCGAGCTGGCCGGCGAGCTTGGTCGATTGCTGGATCAGGTGCAAACAGAGCGGCTCGATTTCGATGCGCTCGAAAACCTGGTTCCCGATGCCTATGCCGCCCATTGGCAGGAGACGCTCGGCTTCCTGAAAATTCTCACCGAGACATGGCCGGCGGTGCTGGCTGGGGAGGGCGCGATTGACCCGGCGGAACGCCGCAACCGCCTGTTGCATGCACGGGGTGCGGCGTGGCGTCGTAATCCGCCGCGTGACCCGATTATCGCCGCCGGGAGTACGGGCAGCATTCCCGCGACGGCGGACCTGCTTGCGACGGTGGCAGGGCTGCCGTCGGGATATGTCGTGCTGCCGGGTCTCGATCGAATGCTCGACGCGGACAGTTGGGCCAGCTTGGATTCCGGCCATCCCCAGTTCGGATTGCGGCAATTGCTGCAGCGGTTGGAGGCGGACCGGATGGATGTCGCGGAATGGCCCGCCACGGCGCCGGCACGCGGGTCGGGCCCGGCGCGCGAACGCCTGGTCGGCGAAGCCTTGCGTCCGGCAGCTACGACCCGGGCCTGGCGTGAGGAGCGCGGGAGCATCGCACCCGAAGCATTGCAGGGTGTCGTACAGATTGAAGCACAGGAACCGCATGAGGAGGCCGGCATCATTGCGCTTGTCTTGCGCGAGGCGCTGGAGACCGAGGGCCGTACCGCTGCGTTGATCACGCCCGATCGGGGACTCGCGCGCCGGGTGGCGTCGATCTTGGGCCGTTGGAGCGTCGATATCGATGACAGCGCCGGCACACCGCTGGCGGAAACACCTCCCGGTATCTTCCTTCGGCTGGCAGTTCGGGCGCTGCATGAGGACCTGGCGCCTGTGCCGCTCCTGTCGTTGCTGAAACATCCCCTGGCAGCTTTCGGACGATCACCGGCGGAATTTCGGGCAATGGCCCGGGAGCTGGAGCGTCTGGTCTTGCGCGGCCCGCGCCCGGCGAGCGGATTCGATGGCCTGCGGTCGGCTGCGCAAACGCGTCAGTCGCATGCGCTCGACCGCGCGGCGGAAGGACTCGCCGCGCGCGATAACGCCGATCCGCAAGACTATGACGGCGTTCTCGCGTTGATCGACAGGATTGCCCACATCGGGGCGCCGGTTGCGGCGCTACAGCGCGCGCCGGCGGTGATGCTGCCGGACTATGTGCGCGCGCATATCGCGTTCTGCGAGGCGCTGGCCGCGAGCGACGAGATGACCGGGGCCGCCCGGCTATGGAGCGGTGATGCCGGGGAGGCGCTCGCGACTTTTGTTTCTGAATTGTTGGAGGCCGGCGACGGTCTCGGACCGATACCCCCGGGGCGCTATCCGGCCCTGTTCGATTCGCTGCTGGCCGGACGCATGGTGCGGCCCCGATTCGGGGCGCATCCGCGCCTGGCCATTCTCGGGCCGTTGGAGGCGCGGTTACAGCATTTCGACGTGACCGTTCTGGGCAGTCTGAACGAAGGGAGCTGGCCGCCGGACCCGTCCGTGGACCCGTGGATGGGGCGGACGATGCGTGCCGATTTCGGGCTGCCGTCTCCCGAGCGCCGGATTGGATTGAGTGCGCATGATTTCGCTCAGGCATTTTGCGCGGGAGACGTCGTCCTCACCCGGTCGGCGCGGGTGGACGGCGCCCCGAGCATGCCGTCGCGCTGGCTGACCCGGCTCGATGTCGCGACGCGCGCGCTGGACCTCCGGACCGACCCCGACGCCGAGACCCGCGCGCAGGCCTATCGCGATTGGTGGCACGCGCTGGATGGTCCCGGTGAGCGACAGGATGCGGACGCGGTGTCGCTGGCGGTGCGCCCGCGGCCGTCGCCGCCCGTCGCGGCTCGCCCGCGAAGATTGTCGGTCACCCAGATCGAGACCTGGATGCGTGACCCGTATGGGATCTATGCCCGTGAGATTCTCAAACTGCGCGCCCTGCCACCCCTCGACCAGAATGCCGATGCGGCGATCTATGGCTCGCTGATCCACGATATTCTGGATGTATTCCTGGCGGACTTGCCGCCGGGCCCGCTACCGGCAGACGCGGGTGACCGGCTGCACGCACATGGTGAGGCCGCACTCGCGCCCTATCGCAGCGTGCCCGCGGTCTGGACCTTTTGGTGGCCGCGATTCCTGCGTATTGCCGATTGGGTATTGACGGTTGAGGCCGGGCGCCGGGCCCGTCTGGAGGCGACCCATATGGAAGTCAGCGGCGCGATTGAGTTTGACGCCCCCGGCGGTCGGTTTCGCCTGACGGCGCGTGCCGACCGGATCGACGAACTGGTCGGTGGTGGGATCGCCGTTATCGACTTCAAGACCGGCGCGCCGCCGACCAAACGCGAGGTGCAGGCCGGATTTGCGCCGCAGCTGCCGCTGGAGGCGGCAATGGTGTCCCAGGGCGGCTTTCCGGGCATTCCGGCCAAACCGGTCGAGGAGCTGGCCTTCTGGCGCCTGTCGGGCGGGCGTGAGCCGGGTCAGGTGCGTGATGCGGCCGATGACCCTGCGCAAACCGCCGCCGAGGCCCTGGACGGGGTCAAGGCGCTTGTCACCCGGTTTGACGACCCGGAAACCGTGTATGAGGCGCGCCCGCGCCCCGATCGCGCGCCGGCCTATTCTGACTATGAGCATCTGGCGCGGGTCAAGGAATGGGCGAGCGGGGAGGCGGACGAATGA
- the tsaE gene encoding tRNA (adenosine(37)-N6)-threonylcarbamoyltransferase complex ATPase subunit type 1 TsaE, producing MNAQGSALEPNRAGADGYARRFDLPDAASTVALGAALAPHLRRGDLLALAGDLGAGKTTLARGLIGGLGYGGPVPSPTFTLVQHYETDPVPVWHFDLYRIGHPDEVVELGFDDARAEGIVLLEWAERLGADLPATRLDVQLDYAASGQTRVARLSGPRAWAERLHDLHP from the coding sequence ATGAACGCCCAGGGGTCGGCGCTCGAGCCGAACCGGGCGGGCGCGGACGGATATGCCCGGCGCTTCGATCTGCCTGATGCGGCGTCCACCGTGGCGCTGGGGGCGGCGCTGGCGCCACACCTGCGCCGTGGCGACCTGCTCGCGCTGGCGGGCGATCTCGGTGCGGGCAAGACCACGCTGGCGCGTGGATTGATCGGTGGGCTGGGTTATGGCGGTCCGGTGCCGAGCCCGACCTTCACGCTCGTGCAGCACTATGAGACCGACCCGGTTCCCGTCTGGCATTTCGATCTCTATCGCATCGGCCATCCCGATGAGGTCGTTGAGCTCGGCTTCGACGACGCGCGGGCAGAGGGAATCGTCCTGCTCGAATGGGCGGAACGGCTGGGTGCCGATCTGCCGGCAACGCGGCTGGATGTCCAGCTCGACTACGCGGCATCCGGGCAAACGCGGGTCGCACGGCTTTCGGGGCCGCGGGCGTGGGCGGAACGGCTGCACGACCTGCACCCATGA
- the ahcY gene encoding adenosylhomocysteinase produces the protein MSSAVESPAGDGDYIVADISLADWGRKELDLAEVEMPGLMALRDEYGKSKPLAGARIAGSLHMTIQTAVLIETLQALGADVRWASCNIYSTQDHAAAAIAATGTPVFATKGETLEEYWDYAHRIFDWADGGVPNMILDDGGDATLLIHLGKQAETDPSVLDNPENEEEEAAYASIKQRLAEQPGWYSKVAESLKGVTEETTTGVHRLYDMAKAGTLLFPAINVNDSVTKSKFDNLYGCRESLVDGIRRGTDVMMSGKVAVVAGYGEVGKGSAESLRNAGCRVLVTEIDPICALQAAMEGYEVVTMEEGAAVGDIFCTATGNVDVITVDHMRAMKDRAIVCNIGHFDSEIQVGGLRNFKWQNIKPQVDEIEFPDGKKMILLSEGRLVNLGNATGHPSFVMSMSFTNQVLAQIELWNNNSDGKYGKDVYVLPKHLDEKVATLHLAKVGANLTALTDKQSEYLGIPVSGPYKPEAYRY, from the coding sequence ATGTCTTCCGCTGTCGAATCACCCGCCGGCGACGGCGATTACATCGTCGCTGATATTTCGCTGGCCGACTGGGGCCGAAAAGAGCTCGATCTCGCCGAAGTCGAAATGCCGGGCCTGATGGCGCTGCGCGATGAATATGGCAAGTCCAAGCCGCTCGCGGGCGCCCGCATCGCCGGCTCGCTGCACATGACCATCCAGACGGCCGTACTCATCGAGACCCTGCAGGCGCTGGGCGCCGATGTTCGCTGGGCGTCCTGCAACATCTATTCGACGCAAGACCATGCCGCCGCCGCGATTGCCGCGACCGGGACGCCCGTCTTCGCGACCAAGGGTGAGACGCTCGAGGAATATTGGGACTATGCCCACCGGATCTTCGACTGGGCTGATGGCGGAGTCCCCAACATGATCCTGGACGATGGTGGTGATGCGACGTTGCTGATCCATCTGGGCAAACAGGCGGAGACCGATCCTTCGGTACTCGACAATCCGGAGAATGAGGAAGAAGAGGCGGCTTATGCCTCGATCAAGCAGCGCCTCGCCGAACAGCCGGGGTGGTACTCGAAGGTCGCGGAGAGCCTCAAGGGCGTGACGGAAGAAACGACCACCGGGGTTCACCGCCTCTATGACATGGCGAAAGCGGGCACGCTCCTGTTCCCCGCGATCAACGTCAATGATTCCGTGACCAAGTCGAAGTTCGACAATCTGTATGGCTGTCGCGAGAGCCTGGTGGACGGTATCCGCCGCGGTACCGATGTGATGATGTCGGGCAAGGTCGCCGTGGTTGCCGGGTATGGCGAAGTGGGCAAGGGTTCTGCCGAATCCTTGCGCAACGCCGGCTGCCGCGTATTGGTGACGGAAATTGACCCCATCTGCGCCCTGCAGGCAGCGATGGAAGGCTACGAAGTCGTCACGATGGAAGAGGGTGCGGCTGTCGGCGACATCTTCTGCACCGCGACGGGCAATGTGGATGTCATCACCGTCGACCATATGCGGGCGATGAAGGACCGGGCGATCGTGTGCAACATCGGCCACTTCGATTCGGAGATCCAGGTCGGCGGGCTGCGTAATTTCAAATGGCAGAATATCAAACCTCAGGTCGATGAGATCGAGTTCCCCGACGGCAAGAAAATGATACTTCTGTCGGAAGGGCGTCTCGTGAATCTCGGCAATGCCACGGGCCATCCGAGTTTCGTGATGAGCATGTCCTTCACCAACCAGGTGCTGGCGCAGATCGAGCTGTGGAACAACAACAGCGACGGGAAGTACGGCAAGGACGTATATGTGCTGCCGAAGCATCTCGACGAGAAGGTCGCCACTCTGCATCTGGCCAAGGTCGGGGCAAACCTGACAGCGCTGACGGACAAGCAGTCCGAGTATCTCGGTATTCCGGTTTCCGGCCCCTACAAGCCCGAGGCCTATCGCTACTAA
- the addA gene encoding double-strand break repair helicase AddA: protein MSLTDFDPELLERVSARQRDGANAEVSAWVSASAGAGKTRVLRDRVLRLLLAGVAPQRVLCLTFTKAAAAEMARRINAELGDWAVLDDDMLAARLADLLGAPPPDDAARRARQLFAQVLEAPGGMKIMTIHAFCQSVLRRFPLEAGVVPHFQVMEERDAGELLEDAKAALLASAHMDDGDLGLAVANVAGRVHETRFPDLLNEISRARAPFAEMLQTFGGLDGVCARIAEILDVTPDTDPVEVLAGACAEGSFDGAALRHAAGALAGGSKTDKERAQLMGDWLAGVTAARVEGFDAYALAYLTKEGELRARLATKPVKQKNPDVEAVVRAEGERLLAVHEMLRKADLYQANSALVRLAAELVSRYEARKASSGRLDYDDLIARTRALLRGDGAAAWVLFKLDGGIDHVLIDEAQDTNPEQWDVVLALVEEFFAGMGAGEEAAEAAGLPARSVFAVGDAKQSIYGFQGADPSRFDAVRRFLETRAGDARRAWNNVALDFSFRSARPVLEAVDRVFAEPRAGAGVVDPDTPVQHTPLRSMAAGRVELWPPLVVDKLDDPEPWKPPVDPVTRAGAMEQLADLIATCTADWLASGEILESQGRPIAAGDIMVLVRQRGDFVEALVRAFKARNVPVAGVDRMVLSEQIAVMDLLALGAFLLLPEDDLTLATLLKSPLIGFDEDLLFKLAHDRGEVSLWRTLVQNRDAHALFGEAHDLLSDLLGRVDFERPYELYAGALARGGRARLFARLGADAADPIDEFLSLALAYERSHAPTLQGFLHWVAAGQAEVKRDLDQTSGAVRVMTVHGAKGLEAPIVFLPDTTRLPRMLPNILWDEDEKGPYFLWLPRADDADAKAQALRERVRARRDEEYRRLLYVAMTRAEERLYICGWNAPAEGSWYDLVRPALAPVARAVEEPVLASIATEETPVLRLSAPQRGEVKQARTGADRPTAVPPIWMGQPAPPEPTPPRPLAPSDPGEDPPVRAPVGPEDDGARFARGNILHRLLQWLPALAPDMRRDSAQRYLARPGLALEPAAQAALVTEVMAVLESAEFAHLFGPESLAELSITGTATAPDGTIFVISGQIDRLVISDDRVAIVDYKSNRPPPANASDVAPIYLRQMAAYRHVIRQTWPDRAVDAFLLWTDAPRLMALPNALLDPYAPAGRTPV, encoded by the coding sequence ATGAGCCTCACGGATTTCGACCCCGAATTGCTCGAACGGGTCAGCGCGCGGCAGCGCGATGGCGCGAATGCCGAAGTCAGCGCATGGGTGTCCGCGTCGGCCGGCGCGGGCAAGACCCGGGTCCTGCGTGACCGGGTGTTACGGCTGTTGCTGGCGGGCGTGGCGCCGCAACGGGTGCTCTGCCTGACCTTTACCAAGGCCGCGGCGGCGGAAATGGCGCGGCGAATAAATGCCGAGCTGGGAGACTGGGCGGTCCTCGACGACGACATGCTCGCGGCGCGGCTGGCAGATTTGCTGGGGGCGCCGCCGCCGGACGACGCGGCCCGCCGCGCGCGGCAATTGTTCGCGCAGGTGCTCGAAGCCCCGGGCGGCATGAAGATCATGACGATCCACGCCTTCTGTCAGTCGGTGTTGCGGCGGTTCCCGCTGGAGGCAGGCGTGGTGCCCCATTTCCAGGTGATGGAGGAACGCGACGCGGGCGAGTTGCTGGAGGATGCCAAGGCGGCACTGCTGGCCAGCGCGCATATGGATGACGGCGACCTGGGTCTGGCCGTCGCGAACGTGGCCGGCCGTGTGCATGAAACAAGGTTTCCCGATCTTCTCAACGAGATTTCCCGCGCCCGGGCGCCCTTTGCCGAGATGTTGCAGACATTCGGCGGCCTCGACGGTGTGTGCGCACGGATTGCCGAGATTCTCGATGTGACACCCGATACCGATCCGGTCGAGGTGCTTGCCGGTGCATGCGCGGAAGGTTCGTTTGACGGTGCCGCGCTGCGCCATGCGGCAGGCGCGCTCGCCGGGGGTTCGAAAACAGACAAGGAACGCGCGCAGCTGATGGGTGACTGGCTGGCCGGCGTCACCGCGGCGCGCGTCGAGGGATTCGATGCCTATGCGTTGGCCTATCTGACGAAAGAAGGAGAGCTGCGCGCGCGCCTTGCGACCAAGCCGGTCAAGCAGAAGAATCCCGACGTCGAGGCGGTCGTGCGGGCCGAAGGCGAACGGCTGCTGGCGGTCCACGAGATGCTGCGGAAGGCCGATCTCTATCAGGCGAACAGCGCGCTGGTCCGGCTCGCCGCGGAGCTCGTCTCGCGATACGAGGCGCGCAAGGCATCAAGCGGCCGGCTGGACTATGACGACCTGATCGCGCGCACCCGCGCCCTGCTGCGCGGTGACGGTGCGGCGGCCTGGGTCCTGTTCAAGCTGGATGGCGGTATCGATCATGTGCTGATCGACGAGGCGCAGGACACCAATCCCGAGCAGTGGGATGTCGTGCTGGCTCTGGTCGAAGAATTCTTTGCGGGCATGGGGGCCGGCGAAGAAGCCGCCGAAGCCGCCGGCCTGCCCGCGCGCAGCGTTTTTGCAGTCGGGGATGCGAAGCAGTCGATCTACGGTTTCCAGGGCGCCGACCCAAGCCGCTTCGACGCAGTCCGCAGGTTTCTCGAGACCCGCGCCGGGGATGCGCGACGGGCATGGAACAATGTCGCGCTCGACTTTTCGTTCCGTTCGGCGCGGCCGGTGCTTGAGGCGGTCGACCGGGTCTTCGCGGAACCGCGAGCCGGGGCCGGCGTGGTCGATCCCGACACGCCCGTACAGCACACTCCGTTGCGCAGCATGGCGGCGGGTCGGGTCGAGCTCTGGCCGCCGCTCGTGGTCGACAAGCTGGACGACCCCGAACCCTGGAAGCCACCCGTCGATCCGGTCACCCGTGCCGGCGCGATGGAGCAACTGGCCGATCTGATCGCGACATGCACGGCCGACTGGTTGGCCTCCGGCGAGATACTCGAGAGCCAGGGACGCCCGATCGCGGCCGGCGATATCATGGTTCTCGTGCGCCAGCGCGGCGACTTCGTCGAGGCTCTCGTGCGGGCGTTCAAGGCCCGTAACGTGCCGGTTGCCGGGGTCGACCGCATGGTCCTCAGTGAGCAGATCGCGGTGATGGATCTGCTTGCGCTGGGCGCGTTCCTGTTGCTGCCCGAGGATGATTTGACCCTCGCGACCCTGCTCAAGAGCCCGCTGATCGGTTTCGACGAGGATCTCCTGTTCAAGCTTGCCCATGACCGGGGCGAGGTCAGTCTCTGGCGGACGCTGGTGCAGAACCGAGACGCCCACGCCCTGTTTGGTGAGGCGCATGACCTGCTCTCCGATCTGCTGGGGCGGGTCGATTTCGAGCGCCCCTACGAACTGTATGCCGGTGCGCTGGCGCGCGGCGGCCGCGCGCGGCTGTTTGCGCGCCTGGGGGCCGATGCGGCGGATCCGATCGATGAGTTTCTTTCTCTCGCCCTGGCCTATGAGCGCAGCCATGCGCCCACCCTTCAGGGGTTTTTGCATTGGGTCGCGGCGGGGCAGGCAGAGGTCAAACGCGATCTCGACCAGACCAGTGGTGCGGTGCGCGTGATGACCGTACACGGTGCCAAAGGCCTGGAAGCGCCGATTGTTTTCCTGCCCGACACGACGCGCCTGCCGCGCATGCTGCCGAATATATTGTGGGATGAGGACGAAAAGGGGCCGTATTTCCTCTGGCTGCCGCGGGCCGATGATGCCGATGCAAAGGCTCAGGCGTTGCGTGAGCGGGTGCGCGCACGACGCGATGAGGAATATCGCCGGCTTCTGTATGTGGCCATGACCCGCGCCGAGGAACGCCTTTATATCTGCGGCTGGAACGCGCCCGCCGAGGGTTCCTGGTATGATCTTGTGCGCCCGGCGCTGGCACCCGTGGCGCGGGCGGTCGAAGAACCTGTTTTGGCATCCATCGCGACCGAGGAGACACCGGTTCTGCGCCTGTCGGCACCGCAGCGCGGCGAGGTCAAACAGGCCCGGACGGGCGCTGACAGACCGACCGCCGTACCGCCAATCTGGATGGGCCAGCCCGCACCGCCCGAACCGACACCGCCGCGGCCGCTGGCCCCGTCCGATCCGGGTGAAGACCCGCCGGTGCGCGCGCCCGTCGGGCCAGAGGATGACGGTGCGCGTTTCGCGCGAGGGAATATCCTGCACCGATTGCTGCAATGGTTGCCTGCGCTGGCGCCGGATATGCGGCGTGATTCGGCGCAGCGCTATCTCGCGCGACCCGGGCTGGCGCTTGAGCCCGCCGCCCAGGCCGCGCTTGTGACCGAGGTGATGGCTGTTCTGGAATCGGCCGAGTTTGCCCATTTGTTTGGTCCGGAAAGCCTGGCCGAGCTGTCGATCACGGGAACCGCGACCGCACCGGACGGCACAATTTTTGTGATTTCCGGGCAAATCGATCGGCTCGTGATTTCCGACGACCGGGTCGCGATCGTCGACTACAAGTCGAATCGCCCGCCGCCCGCGAATGCATCGGATGTGGCCCCGATTTATCTGCGCCAGATGGCGGCTTACCGGCATGTTATCCGGCAAACCTGGCCTGATCGCGCAGTCGACGCCTTCCTGCTCTGGACCGATGCGCCGCGTCTGATGGCGTTGCCGAACGCGCTGCTCGATCCGTACGCACCGGCCGGCCGCACGCCTGTGTGA
- a CDS encoding ATP-binding protein: MSIHVLILVIAAIAGASAVVGYALGRYSGGRRMRDAEASRSRLGATLATVPGGFVTWLDGGDPVISDGLAAMLDDGRAGFDAFLAKFGEADRQRITRLVEGLQTRGEGFSLTMLTIDAGQALRIDGRRARDVPLDVLWVADVTNETAIQSDTAIQLTAAQVERDGYRAMLDALPIMVWRRSRDLSLAQVNRAYVEAISPDSDDGETRPSELEDLETNVEAQIAARAQSTGTPQSESRHVVIDGARRLLEFNEVSAGEMGVIGYAVDFTQLEEVQEELSSHVAAQSDVLENLAVAVAIYGSDTRLKFYNSAYARLWDADPGWLDSEPTLGDELETLRDRRLVSEEVDFRAYKQEQVALFTSLIAPTETLVHLPDGKTLFKRVSPHPLGGLMFTYEDVTDRLTMEAQYNTLIEVQRRTLDNLYEGVALVGPDGRLKLCNSAYSRIWQFSEADLAGEPQISDLVDKARHFYAVDDEAAWDERRKEIIGRLMSREPVSGTHERANGTVIQYTGVPLPDGMMLMTYFDVSDSNRVERALRERNEALEEADRLKSEFVANVSYELRTPLNTIIGFAEVLNGDMFGPLNERQSEYIGGILEASEALLELINDILDLATIEAGYMTLDRVQFDIHTMIAGVFALNRERARGKEQKLVLDCATDIGSMYADERRLKQVLFNLVSNAIKFTPDRGVITLSSISLDEDIEFRVSDTGVGIHVDERERVLEKFERGNRPRGRQSGVGAGLGLSLVKSFVELHGGDVAIESAPDEGTAIVCRLPRRSTAPDTAEEAV, translated from the coding sequence GTGTCGATACATGTACTGATTCTGGTGATTGCCGCGATCGCGGGTGCTTCCGCTGTCGTCGGCTATGCGCTCGGCCGGTACTCGGGTGGCCGCAGAATGCGTGATGCCGAGGCATCGCGCTCCCGCCTCGGCGCGACGCTCGCCACCGTTCCCGGCGGTTTCGTGACCTGGCTCGACGGGGGCGACCCCGTCATTTCCGACGGCCTGGCCGCGATGCTCGATGACGGCCGCGCGGGCTTCGATGCGTTTCTGGCAAAGTTTGGCGAGGCCGACCGCCAGCGGATCACGCGGCTGGTCGAGGGACTCCAGACGCGCGGCGAGGGCTTCTCCCTGACGATGCTGACAATTGATGCGGGTCAGGCATTGCGGATCGACGGGCGTCGCGCGCGCGACGTGCCGCTCGACGTGTTGTGGGTTGCCGACGTGACCAACGAGACGGCCATCCAGTCCGATACCGCCATCCAGCTGACGGCAGCCCAGGTCGAGAGAGACGGCTATCGGGCCATGCTGGATGCGTTGCCGATCATGGTCTGGCGACGAAGCCGCGACCTGTCGCTGGCCCAGGTCAACCGCGCCTATGTGGAGGCCATCAGTCCGGATTCCGATGACGGCGAGACGCGACCGTCAGAGCTTGAGGATCTGGAAACCAATGTCGAGGCACAGATCGCCGCCCGCGCGCAGTCGACCGGGACCCCGCAGTCGGAAAGCCGGCATGTGGTGATCGACGGCGCGCGCCGGCTGCTGGAGTTCAACGAGGTGTCCGCCGGCGAAATGGGTGTGATCGGCTACGCGGTCGATTTTACCCAGTTGGAAGAGGTGCAGGAGGAGCTGTCGAGTCATGTCGCGGCCCAGAGCGACGTGCTCGAGAACCTCGCCGTTGCGGTGGCGATCTATGGCTCGGACACGCGATTGAAATTCTACAACAGCGCCTATGCCCGCCTGTGGGACGCCGATCCCGGGTGGCTCGATAGCGAACCGACGCTCGGTGACGAGCTCGAGACGCTGCGCGACCGCCGGCTTGTGTCCGAAGAGGTCGATTTCCGCGCCTACAAGCAGGAGCAGGTCGCACTGTTCACATCCCTCATCGCGCCGACCGAGACTCTGGTCCATCTGCCGGATGGCAAGACCTTGTTCAAGCGCGTCTCGCCGCATCCGCTGGGTGGCCTGATGTTCACCTATGAGGATGTGACGGATCGCCTGACGATGGAGGCGCAGTACAACACGCTCATCGAAGTCCAGCGCCGGACCCTGGATAACCTCTATGAGGGTGTCGCGCTGGTCGGCCCCGATGGGCGCCTCAAACTCTGCAATTCGGCCTACAGCCGCATCTGGCAGTTCAGCGAGGCCGACCTTGCGGGAGAACCGCAGATATCCGACCTGGTCGACAAGGCGCGGCACTTCTACGCGGTCGATGATGAGGCCGCCTGGGATGAGCGCCGGAAGGAAATCATCGGTCGGCTGATGTCGCGCGAGCCGGTTTCCGGAACCCATGAGCGCGCCAACGGCACGGTCATCCAGTATACCGGCGTGCCGTTGCCCGACGGCATGATGCTGATGACCTATTTTGACGTCTCGGATTCGAACCGGGTCGAACGGGCGTTGCGCGAACGCAACGAGGCGCTTGAGGAGGCCGACCGGTTGAAGTCGGAGTTCGTGGCGAATGTCTCCTACGAGCTGCGCACGCCTCTGAACACGATCATCGGATTTGCCGAAGTGCTGAATGGCGACATGTTCGGTCCGCTGAATGAGCGGCAAAGCGAGTATATCGGTGGCATTCTCGAGGCCAGCGAGGCCTTGCTCGAATTGATCAACGACATCCTCGATCTGGCGACGATCGAGGCCGGGTATATGACGCTCGACAGGGTCCAGTTCGATATTCACACGATGATTGCCGGCGTGTTTGCGCTGAATCGCGAGCGCGCACGGGGCAAGGAGCAGAAACTGGTTCTCGATTGTGCTACGGATATCGGATCGATGTATGCCGACGAACGGCGCCTGAAGCAGGTGCTGTTCAATCTGGTCAGCAACGCCATCAAGTTTACGCCAGATCGCGGTGTGATCACCCTGTCGTCGATAAGCCTCGACGAGGATATCGAGTTTCGGGTCTCGGATACCGGGGTCGGGATTCACGTCGATGAGCGCGAACGGGTGCTGGAAAAATTCGAGCGCGGCAACCGGCCGCGTGGGCGGCAATCGGGCGTGGGTGCCGGGCTCGGGTTGAGCCTGGTGAAGAGTTTCGTCGAACTGCACGGCGGTGATGTCGCGATCGAATCGGCGCCCGATGAGGGCACCGCCATCGTTTGCCGTCTGCCACGTCGGTCGACGGCTCCTGATACCGCGGAAGAGGCGGTATGA